Proteins encoded in a region of the Phoenix dactylifera cultivar Barhee BC4 chromosome 3, palm_55x_up_171113_PBpolish2nd_filt_p, whole genome shotgun sequence genome:
- the LOC103698243 gene encoding BTB/POZ domain-containing protein At1g03010, giving the protein MGVATVTELKQNVSGKRTFRSSLSTRHATEWPLSDVSSDLTVEVGTSSFALHKFPLVSRCGKIRKLLSEAKDSKVTRINLQGTPGGAEAFELAAKFCYGVSIEITLSNVAMLRCAAHYLQMTEEFADKNLELRTEIYIKETVIPNIANSISVLHRCENLLPLAEEINLVNRIITAIATNVCKEQLTSGLSKLEHNLPLKPMTVEVEPPSDWWGKALAVLSLDFFQRVLSAMKSKGLKQDSISRILINYAHNSLQNLLVRDIQTSKGSFSDAETQKKQKVIVEAIVSLLPTQSRKSPVPMAFLSGLLKTATMASSSTICKADLERRIGLQLDQAILEDILIPSNSHNGHHLLYDNDSVSRIFSVFVNLDDEEDDGSQLREDRDGCYEFDSPSSPKQSSILKVSKLMDSYLAEIALDSNLTPSKFIALAELLPDHARVVNDGLYRAVDIFLKVHPNIKESERYRLCKTIDCQKLSQDACSHAAQNERLPVQMAVQVLYYEQIRLRNAMNGNHDQFFFGLVHGQYPQRSGSGVGSGAISPRDNYASVRRENRELKLEVARMRMRLTDLEKDHASMKQELVRANPANKLLRSFTKKLSKLNTLFRMKDVKPIRAKAASDARFLFQKRRRHSIS; this is encoded by the exons atgggggtTGCTACTGTTACTGAATTGAAGCAGAATGTTTCAGGAAAGAGAACATTTCGATCAAGTTTAAGCACCCGGCATGCCACCGAATG GCCCCTTTCAGATGTTTCTAGTGATCTCACAGTTGAAGTTGGAACATCGAGCTTTGCACTCCACAAG TTCCCTCTGGTCTCTCGGTGTGGAAAGATTCGAAAGCTTTTATCTGAAGCAAAAGATTCAAAGGTGACGCGCATAAATCTCCAAGGCACACCAGGTGGAGCAGAAGCTTTCGAACTAGCTGCCAAGTTCTGCTATGGTGTGAGCATAGAAATCACACTCTCAAACGTGGCCATGCTGCGATGTGCAGCTCACTATCTACAAATGACCGAAGAATTCGCAGACAAAAACTTGGAACTACGGACTGAAATCTACATAAAGGAAACAGTCATCCCAAACATTGCAAATTCTATATCTGTTCTCCACCGTTGTGAGAACCTCCTTCCACTAGCAGAAGagattaatttggtcaaccgAATCATAACAGCAATTGCAACCAATGTCTGTAAAGAGCAGCTGACATCTGGCTTGTCCAAACTTGAGCATAACTTACCCCTTAAACCAATGACAGTAGAGGTAGAGCCCCCATCAGACTGGTGGGGAAAGGCATTAGCAGTGCTAAGCCTAGATTTCTTTCAGAGAGTCCTCTCTGCAATGAAATCAAAGGGTCTCAAACAGGATAGCATTAGCAGGATCTTGATCAATTATGCCCACAACTCTCTCCAAAACCTCTTGGTTAGAGACATTCAAACATCAAAGGGGAGCTTCTCAGATGCAGAAACACAGAAGAAACAAAAGGTTATTGTAGAAGCCATAGTCAGCCTACTTCCAACCCAATCAAGAAAGTCCCCGGTTCCGATGGCATTTCTTTCAGGTCTTTTGAAGACCGCAACGATGGCCTCTTCATCCACCATCTGCAAAGCAGATTTGGAAAGAAGAATTGGTTTGCAGCTAGACCAAGCTATTCTTGAAGACATACTAATCCCATCCAACTCTCACAATGGGCATCATTTGTTGTATGACAATGATTCAGTATCGAGGATCTTTTCCGTCTTTGTGAATTTGGATGACGAAGAGGATGATGGGTCTCAGCTGAGAGAGGACAGGGATGGCTGCTATGAGTTTGACAGTCCAAGTTCTCCAAAACAAAGCTCCATACTCAAGGTATCAAAGCTCATGGATAGTTATCTCGCAGAAATTGCACTGGATTCTAACTTGACGCCATCAAAGTTTATCGCGCTGGCTGAGCTACTCCCAGATCATGCTCGAGTCGTTAATGATGGTCTGTATAGAGCTGTTGATATCTTCCTAAAG GTTCATCCCAACATCAAGGAATCAGAACGCTACCGCCTGTGCAAAACCATAGATTGCCAGAAGCTGTCTCAAGATGCATGCAGCCATGCAGCTCAAAATGAGCGGCTACCTGTGCAAATGGCAGTACAAGTCTTGTACTATGAGCAGATCAGGCTTCGAAATGCCATGAATGGAAACCATGATCAGTTCTTCTTTGGTTTGGTGCATGGTCAATATCCTCAAAGATCAGGCAGTGGAGTGGGGAGTGGTGCCATCTCCCCAAGGGATAATTATGCATCAGTGAGGAGAGAGAACAGGGAACTGAAGCTTGAGGTTGCAAGAATGAGGATGAGGCTGACTGATTTAGAAAAAGATCATGCCTCGATGAAGCAGGAGCTTGTTCGGGCAAATCCTGCTAATAAATTACTCAGGTCATTCACCAAAAAGCTAAGCAAGCTGAATACACTGTTTCGTATGAAGGATGTCAAACCTATTCGCGCAAAGGCTGCTTCAGATGCCCGGTTTCTGTTTCAGAAGAGGCGGCGCCACTCCATTTCTTGA